The proteins below come from a single Corynebacterium glyciniphilum AJ 3170 genomic window:
- a CDS encoding cytochrome b/b6 domain-containing protein, whose translation MIGEKSLGQWGKLAGIGLVIAAVAVAVVIFVARWIYDLSGVQNFMATYPGEYHLPDFVEDGFPAWARWTHFLNFFFMAMIIQSGLRVRQQQKPPAVWQPKKGGKKISIHLWLHTSLDLLWILNGVIFIVLLFISGHWARIVPTSWEVFPNMLTNMLQYASLQWPEENGWVNYNSLQQIMYFVIVFIAAPLAIISGLRMSEWWPKNATKLNKIYPAPVARKIHFPTMLFFVMFIVVHVFLVFATGMTKNLNHMFAGTPAEGWGGFFWMLGAVIVTVGVLFATRPLVLAPIASRFGQVSAR comes from the coding sequence ATGATCGGCGAGAAGTCCCTGGGACAGTGGGGCAAGCTCGCCGGCATCGGACTGGTCATCGCCGCCGTCGCAGTTGCCGTGGTCATCTTCGTCGCCCGGTGGATCTACGACCTCTCCGGTGTACAGAACTTCATGGCCACCTACCCCGGCGAATACCACCTTCCGGACTTCGTCGAGGACGGATTCCCGGCCTGGGCCCGCTGGACCCACTTCTTGAACTTCTTCTTCATGGCGATGATCATCCAGTCCGGTCTGCGGGTTCGCCAGCAGCAGAAGCCCCCGGCGGTCTGGCAGCCGAAGAAGGGCGGCAAGAAGATCAGCATCCACCTGTGGCTGCACACCTCACTGGACCTGCTGTGGATCCTCAACGGCGTGATCTTCATCGTCCTGCTGTTCATCTCCGGCCACTGGGCCCGCATCGTGCCCACCAGCTGGGAAGTCTTCCCCAATATGCTCACCAACATGCTGCAGTACGCCTCGCTGCAGTGGCCGGAAGAGAACGGCTGGGTCAACTACAACAGCCTGCAGCAGATCATGTACTTCGTCATCGTCTTCATCGCCGCACCGCTGGCGATCATCTCCGGTCTGCGGATGAGCGAGTGGTGGCCGAAGAACGCCACGAAGTTGAACAAGATCTACCCGGCACCGGTGGCACGTAAGATCCACTTCCCGACGATGCTGTTCTTCGTGATGTTCATCGTCGTCCACGTGTTCCTCGTGTTCGCAACCGGTATGACGAAGAACCTGAACCACATGTTCGCCGGCACCCCTGCCGAAGGCTGGGGCGGGTTCTTCTGGATGCTCGGTGCGGTGATCGTGACCGTGGGAGTGCTCTTCGCGACGCGCCCGCTGGTGCTCGCGCCGATCGCCTCACGGTTCGGCCAGGTCAGCGCCCGGTAG